From Nicotiana tabacum cultivar K326 chromosome 20, ASM71507v2, whole genome shotgun sequence, one genomic window encodes:
- the LOC107810111 gene encoding uncharacterized protein LOC107810111 isoform X1 yields the protein MAISSSSSISISKLDFPVSFSQSINKKNSISSIPFCRKYITKNFFISSKTPKSCGYISNSLVNDSSIDETSKESITQVPIEVKTSTWNWRGYSIRYQYSGNSGPALVLVHGFGANSDHWRKNLPVLAQSHRVFSIDLIGYGYSDKPNPRELGIDNFYTFETWGCQLNDFCKDVIRDKAFFICNSIGGLVGLQAAVMEPQLCRGILLLNISLRMLHITKQPWFGRPLIKAFQNLLRNTAVGKFFFKSVATPESVKNILCQCYHDTSQVTDELVQAILLPGLEPGAVDVFLEFICYSAGPLPEELLPQVKCPVLVAWGDKDPWEPIELGRAYGKFDTVEDFVVLPNVGHCPQDEAPHLVNPLVESFVARHANVEN from the exons ATGGCGatttcaagttcttcatcaaTCTCCATATCCAAATTAGACTTTCCAGTTTCATTTTCACAAAGCATAAACAAGAAAAACTCAATTAGTTCAATTCCTTTTTGTAGAAAATATATTACTAAAAACTTCTTTATTTCCAGTAAGACTCCAAAATCTTGTGGCTATATATCCAATTCACTTGTAAATGACTCTTCAATTGATGAAACGTCTAAAGAAAGCATAACCCAAGTCCCCATTGAAGTTAAAACCAG TACATGGAACTGGAGGGGCTATTCCATTCGATACCAGTATAGTGGCAACAGTGGCCCTGCACTCGTTTTAGTCCATGGTTTTGGAGCAAACAG TGACCATTGGAGAAAAAATCTGCCTGTTCTTGCGCAGTCACATCGGGTGTTCTCTATTGACCTTATTGGTTATGGCTATTCAGACAAACCAAATCCTCGCGAGCTTGGTATAGACAACTTTTATACATTTGAAACATGGGGCTGTCAGCTAAACGATTTTTGTAAGGATGTTATCAGAGACAAAGCCTTCTTCATTTGCAATTCCATTGGAG GACTTGTTGGTCTTCAGGCTGCAGTAATGGAACCACAACTCTGTAGAGGCATTCTTCTTTTAAATATCTCGCTCCGAATGCTGCATATAACAAAGCAGCCTTGGTTTGGAAGACCACTGATTAAAGCATTTCAGAATTTATTGAG AAATACTGCAGTTGggaaattctttttcaaaagtgTTGCTACGCCTGAATCAGTGAAGAATATTCTATGTCAG TGTTACCATGACACATCCCAGGTGACAGATGAGTTGGTACAGGCCATCCTTCTTCCAGGGCTCGAGCCTGGTGCTGTCGATGTGTTTCTTGAGTTCATTTGCTATTCAGCGGGGCCTCTTCCTGAGGAACTACTGCCCCAAGTAAAG TGTCCTGTTCTGGTGGCGTGGGGTGACAAGGATCCTTGGGAGCCAATAGAACTAGGAAGAGCCTATGGCAAATTTGATACAGTTGAAGATTTCGTTGTCCTCCCTAATGTTGGCCATTGCCCTCAG GATGAGGCACCTCATCTTGTGAACCCACTGGTGGAATCATTTGTTGCTCGTCATGCCAACGTTGAGAACTGA
- the LOC107810111 gene encoding pheophytinase, chloroplastic isoform X2, producing MVLEQTGQHQSHFAYSDHWRKNLPVLAQSHRVFSIDLIGYGYSDKPNPRELGIDNFYTFETWGCQLNDFCKDVIRDKAFFICNSIGGLVGLQAAVMEPQLCRGILLLNISLRMLHITKQPWFGRPLIKAFQNLLRNTAVGKFFFKSVATPESVKNILCQCYHDTSQVTDELVQAILLPGLEPGAVDVFLEFICYSAGPLPEELLPQVKCPVLVAWGDKDPWEPIELGRAYGKFDTVEDFVVLPNVGHCPQDEAPHLVNPLVESFVARHANVEN from the exons ATGGTTTTGGAGCAAACAGGtcaacatcaatcacattttGCTTATAG TGACCATTGGAGAAAAAATCTGCCTGTTCTTGCGCAGTCACATCGGGTGTTCTCTATTGACCTTATTGGTTATGGCTATTCAGACAAACCAAATCCTCGCGAGCTTGGTATAGACAACTTTTATACATTTGAAACATGGGGCTGTCAGCTAAACGATTTTTGTAAGGATGTTATCAGAGACAAAGCCTTCTTCATTTGCAATTCCATTGGAG GACTTGTTGGTCTTCAGGCTGCAGTAATGGAACCACAACTCTGTAGAGGCATTCTTCTTTTAAATATCTCGCTCCGAATGCTGCATATAACAAAGCAGCCTTGGTTTGGAAGACCACTGATTAAAGCATTTCAGAATTTATTGAG AAATACTGCAGTTGggaaattctttttcaaaagtgTTGCTACGCCTGAATCAGTGAAGAATATTCTATGTCAG TGTTACCATGACACATCCCAGGTGACAGATGAGTTGGTACAGGCCATCCTTCTTCCAGGGCTCGAGCCTGGTGCTGTCGATGTGTTTCTTGAGTTCATTTGCTATTCAGCGGGGCCTCTTCCTGAGGAACTACTGCCCCAAGTAAAG TGTCCTGTTCTGGTGGCGTGGGGTGACAAGGATCCTTGGGAGCCAATAGAACTAGGAAGAGCCTATGGCAAATTTGATACAGTTGAAGATTTCGTTGTCCTCCCTAATGTTGGCCATTGCCCTCAG GATGAGGCACCTCATCTTGTGAACCCACTGGTGGAATCATTTGTTGCTCGTCATGCCAACGTTGAGAACTGA